From the genome of Desulfuromonas acetoxidans DSM 684:
ACCGCAGCGCCAACATGGATGTTCTGGTGGTCATGGGCTCCACCATTGCCTATCTCTACTCGCTGGTGGTACTGCTGTTTCCGGCATCCGGAGACCACGTTTACTTTGAAACCTCTGCCGTGATTATCACCCTGATCAAGCTCGGCAAACTGCTTGAAGCACGCACCAAAGGCAAGACCGGTGCCGCCATTCGCAAATTGATGGACCTGCGACCGAAAAAAGCGTTACGACTGACGGACGACAAAGAGCAAGAGGTCGAAATCAGGGACGTTATCCAGGGTGACCGCCTGCGCATCTATCCGGGACAAACTATTCCCGTCGATGGAACGGTGGTCAAGGGCGAAAGTGCTGTAGACGAGTCTATGCTCAGTGGTGAGGCGTTACCGGTCGATAAGCAGATCAATGATCGGGTCACCGCCGGAACCATCAACCAGCATGGTCTGCTGGAGATGGTGGCGGAGAAAGTCGGCAAAGACACAGTGCTGTCTCAAATCATTCAGCTAGTTCAGGAGGCTCAGGGCAGCAAGGCACCGATTCAAGCTTTGGCTGATCGCGTTGCCGCCATTTTCGTGCCCACCGTGCTGCTGATTGCCATAACGGTCTTCATCCTGTGGTGGTCCATCGGTGGTGAATTTGTGCCGGCCATGGTCCGCCTGATCGCCGTGTTGATCATCGCTTGCCCCTGTGCCCTGGGCCTGGCAACCCCCACGGCATTGATGGCTGGCATTGGTAAAGCCAGCGAACAAGGAATCCTGTTCAAAAACGGCACGGCCATTGAAACTGCGGCAACGATTCGCCAGATGATCTTTGACAAAACCGGTACCATCACAGAAGGCAAACCGGCCCTGACCGACATCCTGCCCCTCAACACACAAAGCCAAGAGGAGATTCTCAAACTGGCGGCAAGTATTGAACAGGGCTCTGAGCACCCTTTAGGTCAGGCATTGATTCAAAAAGCGAAACAACAGCAGCTTGAACTGATCGCCGTAAATAACTTTGCCGCCCGTTCCGGCTGGGGCGTTGAAGGGGTCCTTGACAACACCCACTACCAGCTGGGCAAACCAAATTGGTTTAATCAGCGGCTGACAGAGACAATCCGCCAAAAACTGACTGCGTTACAAAAAGAGGGAAAAACAGCCATGATCCTGGCTGACACGACAGAGGTACTTGGCATAGTCGCCCTGTCCGACCCTATTAAAACAGATTCAGCGGCTGCCATTACCCGCCTTAAAGATCAAGGGCTATCGGTTACTATGTTGACCGGTGACCACCACGATACGGCTCAGG
Proteins encoded in this window:
- a CDS encoding heavy metal translocating P-type ATPase yields the protein MTSTEIQLAISGMSCANCAQTIEKGLNALDAVDSAQVNFASEIVTIHYDGKHLSVDDLIEKIESLGFHATRDLEQSDQSDTQNEKKYFIVGIAFTLPLFLLSMSRDFGIIGPWSHALWVNWLFLLLATPVQFYTGSGFYTGAWRSLQNRSANMDVLVVMGSTIAYLYSLVVLLFPASGDHVYFETSAVIITLIKLGKLLEARTKGKTGAAIRKLMDLRPKKALRLTDDKEQEVEIRDVIQGDRLRIYPGQTIPVDGTVVKGESAVDESMLSGEALPVDKQINDRVTAGTINQHGLLEMVAEKVGKDTVLSQIIQLVQEAQGSKAPIQALADRVAAIFVPTVLLIAITVFILWWSIGGEFVPAMVRLIAVLIIACPCALGLATPTALMAGIGKASEQGILFKNGTAIETAATIRQMIFDKTGTITEGKPALTDILPLNTQSQEEILKLAASIEQGSEHPLGQALIQKAKQQQLELIAVNNFAARSGWGVEGVLDNTHYQLGKPNWFNQRLTETIRQKLTALQKEGKTAMILADTTEVLGIVALSDPIKTDSAAAITRLKDQGLSVTMLTGDHHDTAQAIAKQSGIDDIVAEVLPVDKASVVIDKQHTAPVAMVGDGINDAPALARADIGMAMGSGTDIAMESADVILVSGSLSRAPIAIEISRQTMATIRQNLFWAFIYNVALIPTAAGVFMLFPAVPDILRHFHPMLAAVAMSLSSVTVVSNSLRLYHKRLKTA